One part of the Anopheles merus strain MAF chromosome 3L, AmerM5.1, whole genome shotgun sequence genome encodes these proteins:
- the LOC121599961 gene encoding glucose-6-phosphate isomerase, which produces MSGRVLLSKDSVYQQIKEYYNANGASINIKKLFDEDDIRFDKFHLKLTTPADGDILLDYSKNRVTDDAWNLLLELAESRDVVKMRNDMFNGERINVTENRAVLHVALRNRSNKPILVDGKDVMPEVNAVLAHMKEFTEQIHNGVWRGYTNKKISDVVNIGIGGSDLGPLMVTEALKPYNQGIRSHFVSNVDGTHIAETLKKLDPETTLFIIASKTFTTQETITNATAAKRWFLERCSEKEQVAKHFVALSTNKEKVAAFGIDTKNMFEFWDWVGGRYSLWSAIGLSISLAIGFDNFEKLLEGAHYMDNHFMTAPLNENAPVILALMGIWYSNFYGAETHALLPYDQYMHRFAAYFQQGDMESNGKGVTKAGETVDFATGPIVWGEPGTNGQHAFYQLIHQGTRLIPCDFIAPVQTHNPVEDGAMHTILLANYLAQTEALMMGKTAATAQAELEKAGLAGEALEKLLPHKVFTGNRPTNSILVKKVTPFVLGALIAMYEHKIFTQGVIWDVNSFDQWGVELGKQLAKAIEVDLADPNQTTTHDSSTNGLINFIKINQEK; this is translated from the exons ATGTCGGGCCGAGTGCTACTGTCGAAAGATTCGGTGTACCAGCAGATCAAGGAGTATTACAACGCGAACGGTGCCTCGATTAACATCAAGAAGCTGTTCGACGAGGATGATATCCGTTTCGATAAGTTCCA CTTGAAGCTAACGACCCCGGCCGATGGTGACATCCTGCTCGACTACTCGAAGAACCGCGTGACGGACGATGCGTGGAatctgctgctcgagctggcGGAATCGCGCGATGTCGTCAAGATGCGCAACGACATGTTCAACGGTGAGCGCATCAACGTGACGGAGAACCGGGCCGTGCTGCACGTGGCACTGCGCAACCGGTCGAACAAACCGATCCTGGTCGACGGGAAGGACGTGATGCCGGAGGTGAATGCGGTGCTGGCGCACATGAAGGAGTTCACCGAGCAGATCCACAACGGGGTGTGGCGCGGCTACACGAACAAGAAGATCAGCGATGTGGTGAACATTGGCATCGGTGGGTCCGATCTGGGGCCGCTCATGGTGACGGAAGCGCTGAAACCGTACAACCAGGGCATCCGGTCGCACTTTGTCTCGAACGTGGACGGTACGCACATTGCGGAGACGCTCAAGAAGCTCGACCCGGAGACGACGCTGTTCATCATTGCGTCGAAAACGTTCACCACGCAGGAAACGATCACGAACGCGACCGCGGCCAAGCGCTGGTTCCTGGAGCGCTGCTCGGAGAAGGAGCAGGTGGCGAAGCACTTCGTCGCGCTGTCCACCAACAAGGAGAAGGTGGCCGCGTTCGGCATCGACACCAAGAACATGTTCGAGTTCTGGGACTGGGTCGGTGGACGCTACTCGCTCTGGTCCGCCATCGGGCTGTCGATTTCGCTCGCGATCGGGTTCGACAACTTCGAGAAGCTGCTCGAGGGTGCCCACTACATGGACAATCACTTCATGACGGCACCGCTGAATGAGAAT GCTCCAGTCATCTTGGCGCTGATGGGCATCTGGTACTCCAACTTTTACGGTGCCGAAACGCACGCACTGCTGCCGTACGATCAGTATATGCATCGCTTTGCCGCCTATTTCCAGCAGGGCGATATGGAGAGCAACGGCAAGGGTGTCACGAAGGCGGGCGAAACCGTTGACTTTGCCACCGGGCCGATCGTTTGGGGCGAACCGGGCACTAACGGTCAGCATGCGTTCTATCAGCTGATTCATCAG GGCACTCGACTCATTCCGTGCGATTTCATCGCCCCGGTGCAAACGCACAACCCGGTCGAGGACGGCGCTATGCACACGATCCTGCTCGCCAACTATCTCGCCCAGACGGAGGCACTCATGATGGGCAAGACGGCCGCCACGGCACAGGCCGAGCTGGAGAAGGCGGGACTGGCGGGCGAGGCGCTCGAGAAGCTGCTCCCGCACAAGGTGTTCACCGGCAACCGGCCAACGAACTCGATCCTGGTGAAGAAGGTGACACCGTTCGTGCTCGGCGCACTGATCGCGATGTACGAGCACAAGATCTTCACGCAGGGCGTCATCTGGGACGTGAACTCGTTCGACCAGTGGGGCGTCGAGCTCGGCAAGCAGCTGGCGAAGGCGATCGAGGTCGATCTGGCCGACCCGAACCAAACCACTACGCACGATTCGTCTACCAACGGGCTGATTAACTTTATCAAGATCAACCAGGAGAAGTAG
- the LOC121599967 gene encoding rho GDP-dissociation inhibitor 1 isoform X1, with protein sequence MSTEKEMNPAEVEQEEHDSNYQPPPQKTIEEIMAADAEDESLRKYKEALLGEAQVEKIIFDESDPRKVIVKKLALLVADRDPMELDLTGDLTKLKKNVFVIKEGIQYKIRIDFVVQREIVHGLKYVQKTYRMGVPAIHVDKMVQMVGSYPPKKEIQSYTTPFEEAPSGMMARGTYSVTSLFTDDDKNEHLKWDWSFEIKKDWQ encoded by the exons ATGTCGACCGAAAAGGAAATGAATCCCGCGGAGGTGGAGCAGGAGGAACACGACAGCAACTATCAGCCGCCGCCGCAGAAAACGATCGAGGAAATTATGGCCGCTGATGCGGAGGACGAAAGCTTGCGAAAGTACAAGGAGGCACTGCTCGGCGAGGCACAGGTGGAAAAGATTATCTTTG ATGAATCCGATCCACGGAAGGTGATCGTGAAAAAGCTTGCCCTGCTGGTGGCCGATCGTGATCCGATGGAGCTCGATTTGACTGGTGATTTAACGAAGCTGAAAAAGAAT GTGTTCGTCATTAAGGAAGGCATTCAGTACAAAATTCGTATCGATTTCGTAGTGCAGCGGGAGATTGTGCACGGTTTGAAGTATGTGCAGAAAACCTACCGAATGGGCGTTCCAG CCATCCATG TCGATAAAATGGTCCAGATGGTTGGTTCCTATCCACCAAAGAAGGAAATCCAGAGCTACACCACCCCGTTCGAGGAGGCCCCGTCCGGCATGATGGCCCGCGGTACCTACTCCGTCACCTCCCTCTTCACCGACGACGACAAGAACGAGCACCTGAAGTGGGACTGGAGTTTTGAGATTAAAAAAGACTGGCAGTAA
- the LOC121599967 gene encoding rho GDP-dissociation inhibitor 1 isoform X2: MSTEKEMNPAEVEQEEHDSNYQPPPQKTIEEIMAADAEDESLRKYKEALLGEAQVEKIIFDESDPRKVIVKKLALLVADRDPMELDLTGDLTKLKKNVFVIKEGIQYKIRIDFVVQREIVHGLKYVQKTYRMGVPVDKMVQMVGSYPPKKEIQSYTTPFEEAPSGMMARGTYSVTSLFTDDDKNEHLKWDWSFEIKKDWQ, translated from the exons ATGTCGACCGAAAAGGAAATGAATCCCGCGGAGGTGGAGCAGGAGGAACACGACAGCAACTATCAGCCGCCGCCGCAGAAAACGATCGAGGAAATTATGGCCGCTGATGCGGAGGACGAAAGCTTGCGAAAGTACAAGGAGGCACTGCTCGGCGAGGCACAGGTGGAAAAGATTATCTTTG ATGAATCCGATCCACGGAAGGTGATCGTGAAAAAGCTTGCCCTGCTGGTGGCCGATCGTGATCCGATGGAGCTCGATTTGACTGGTGATTTAACGAAGCTGAAAAAGAAT GTGTTCGTCATTAAGGAAGGCATTCAGTACAAAATTCGTATCGATTTCGTAGTGCAGCGGGAGATTGTGCACGGTTTGAAGTATGTGCAGAAAACCTACCGAATGGGCGTTCCAG TCGATAAAATGGTCCAGATGGTTGGTTCCTATCCACCAAAGAAGGAAATCCAGAGCTACACCACCCCGTTCGAGGAGGCCCCGTCCGGCATGATGGCCCGCGGTACCTACTCCGTCACCTCCCTCTTCACCGACGACGACAAGAACGAGCACCTGAAGTGGGACTGGAGTTTTGAGATTAAAAAAGACTGGCAGTAA
- the LOC121599968 gene encoding chromosome transmission fidelity protein 8 homolog, which yields MPIYIRNPSKNGEPNSTLEEWSIVELQGDLDVRGDRIMAGQFIGDLLYNKYGQPILIIGHHILQGRMQKIDKPLLVVEKCDLNRRDDDDDDDEMMLDVSQLPMTQGSEHELDSTAQSVTSNRTVLDSTVAIEHKVVPKVEYRVRAVVRSKVLFKARPKPIIANVSKTV from the exons ATGCCGATTTACATAAGAAA TCCTTCCAAAAATGGAGAACCCAACAGCACGCTGGAAGAGTGGAGCATCGTGGAGCTGCAGGGTGATCTGGACGTTCGAGGCGATCGCATCATGGCTGGACAGTTCATTGGTGATCTTCTCTACAACAAATACGGCCAACCG ATTCTTATCATTGGCCATCATATACTGCAAGGAAGGATGCAGAAAATCGACAAACCACTGCTGGTGGTCGAAAAGTGCGATCTAAACCGAcgggatgacgatgatgacgacgatgaaaTGATGCTGGACGTCAGCCAGCTGCCGATGACGCAAGGCAGCGAGCATGAGCTGGACTCGACGGCCCAATCGGTCACCTCGAATCGCACCGTACTCGACTCGACCGTTGCGATCGAGCACAAGGTGGTGCCGAAGGTCGAGTACCGGGTGCGTGCCGTCGTACGGAGCAAAGTATTGTTCAAAGCGCGCCCCAAACCAATCATTGCAAACGTTTCCAAAACGGTGTAA
- the LOC121599960 gene encoding general transcription and DNA repair factor IIH helicase subunit XPB: protein MGPPKKSSKKDKSGSGSGSASGFVENKWNKKRRTEDEAYAAFADDDDSNLGESDFVPDAATKNAEKNDDAIQEDEYGAKDYRSQMELKPDNESRPLWVAPNGHIFLESFSPVYKHAHDFLIAISEPVCRPEHIHEYKLTAYSLYAAVSVGLQTHDIVEYLKRLSKTTIPEGIVEFIRLCTLSYGKVKLVLKHNKYFVESPHPEVLQKLLKDPVIQSCRLRRTEEEGGDGFIKQTLEKGKGITAFGQTKLAPGQTTLPAPGATTTETGEKLAEGSETVTEEAAVPEDITNFYDKMDNEEEEEEANLNTVSFEVNQEKIEVLQKRCIEIEFPLLAEYDFRNDTINADINIDLKPAAVLRPYQEKSLRKMFGNGRARSGVIVLPCGAGKSLVGVTACCTVRKRALVLCNSGVSVEQWKQQFKMWSTADDSMICRFTSEAKDKPMGCGILVTTYSMITHTQKRSWEAEQTMRWLQEQEWGIMVLDEVHTIPAKMFRRVLTIVQSHCKLGLTATLLREDDKIADLNFLIGPKLYEANWLELQKRGYIARVQCAEVWCPMAPEFYREYLIAKTSKKMLLYVMNPAKFRACQYLIRYHEKRGDKTIVFSDNVFALKHYAIKMNKPYIYGPTSQNERIQILQNFKFNPKVNTIFVSKVADTSFDLPEANVLIQISSHGGSRRQEAQRLGRILRAKKGAIAEEYNAFFYTLVSQDTLEMGYSRKRQRFLVNQGYSYKVITHLAGMESDPDLFYKTREEQGQLLQQVLSATDMDCEDERMPGDGTGVPRPGGSKRTGGLSSMAGADDAIYYERKKSAHQHPLFKKFRC from the exons ATGGGTCCTCCGAAAAAGTCCTCCAAAAAGGATAAAAGTGGTTCCGGATCGGGCAGTGCCAGCGGGTTCGTGGAGAACAAGTGGAACAAAAAGCGACGGACGGAAGATGAAGCGTACGCCGCGTttgcggacgacgacgacagcaaCCTGGGCGAGAGTGACTTCGTCCCGGATGCGGCCACGAAGAATGCGGAAAAGAATGACGATGCGATCCAGGAGGATGAGTACGGGGCAAAGGACTATCGGTCGCAGATGGAGCTGAAGCCGGACAACGAGTCCCGGCCGCTGTGGGTTGCGCCGAACGGGCACATCTTCCTGGAGTCGTTCTCGCCGGTGTACAAGCACGCGCACGACTTCCTGATTGCCATCTCGGAACCTGTTTGTCG CCCGGAGCACATACACGAGTACAAGCTGACTGCGTACAGTCTGTACGCGGCCGTGTCGGTCGGCCTGCAGACGCACGACATTGTCGAGTACTTGAAGCGACTCAGCAAAACAACCATTCCGGAAGGTATCGTAGAGTTCATCCGGCTCTGTACGCTGTCGTACGGCAAGGTGAAGCTGGTGCTGAAGCACAACAAGTACTTTGTGGAGAGTCCACATCCGGAAGTGCTGCAGAAGCTGCTGAAAGACCCGGTCATACAGTCGTGCCGGTTGCGCCGCACTGAGGAGGAAGGTGGCGATGGGTTCATAAAGCAAACACTGGAGAAGGGGAAGGGAATAACGGCGTTCGGACAGACGAAGCTAGCTCCCGGACAAACTACGCTGCCGGCCCCCGGCGCAACAACAACGGAGACGGGAG AAAAACTTGCGGAAGGTAGTGAAACGGTCACCGAAGAAGCGGCCGTACCGGAAGATATCACCAACTTCTACGACAAGATGGACaacgaagaggaggaggaggaagcaaACCTAAACACAGTTTCGTTCGAGGTGAACCAGGAAAAGATTGAAGTGCTGCAGAAGCGCTGTATCGAGATCGAGTTCCCGCTGCTGGCGGAGTACGATTTCCGCAACGATACGATTAACGCCGACATCAACATCGACCTGAAGCCGGCCGCCGTGCTGCGCCCCTACCAGGAGAAAAGTTTGCGCAAAATGTTTGGCAACGGGCGGGCCCGATCCGGGGTGATTGTGTTGCCCTGCGGTGCCGGCAAATCGCTGGTCGGCGTAACGGCCTGCTGTACGGTGCGCAAGCGTGCCCTCGTGCTCTGCAACAGCGGCGTGTCGGTGGAGCAGTGGAAGCAACAGTTCAAGATGTGGTCCACGGCGGACGACAGTATGATCTGTCGGTTCACGTCCGAGGCGAAGGATAAACCGATGGGTTGTGGCATTCTCGTGACGACCTACTCCATGATAACGCACACGCAGAAGCGTTCCTGGGAGGCGGAACAGACGATGCGCTGGCTGCAGGAGCAGGAGTGGGGCATCATGGTGCTGGACGAGGTGCACACGATCCCGGCGAAAATGTTCCGTCGTGTGCTGACCATCGTACAGTCGCACTGTAAGCTCGGACTGACCGCAACACTGCTGCGAGAGGACGACAAAATAGCCGACCTTAACTTCCTGATCGGTCCGAAGCTGTACGAAGCGAACTGGTTGGAGCTGCAGAAACGTGGCTATATTGCCCGGGTCCAGTGCGCTGAGGTATGGTGCCCGATGGCGCCTGAGTTCTACCGCGAGTATTTAATCGCGAAGACGTCGAAAAAGATGCTGCTGTACGTAATGAATCCGGCCAAGTTCCGGGCTTGCCAGTACTTGATACGCTACCACGAGAAGCGCGGCGACAAAACGATCGTCTTCAGCGACAACGTGTTTGCGCTGAAGCATTACGCTATCAAGATGAACAAACCGTACATCTACGGGCCGACGTCACAGAACGAGCGGATACAGATCCTGCAGAACTTTAAATTCAACCCGAAAGTGAACACGATCTTTGTGTCGAAGGTGGCTGATACGAGCTTCGATCTGCCGGAAGCGAACGTACTGATTCAGATCTCCTCGCACGGTGGATCGCGTCGTCAGGAGGCGCAACGTTTGGGGCGTATCTTGCGTGCGAAGAAGGGCGCTATCGCGGAAGAGTACAACGCGTTCTTCTATACGCTCGTGTCGCAGGACACGCTCGAGATGGGATATTCGCGCAAGCGGCAGCGGTTCCTGGTGAACCAGGGCTACAGCTACAAAGTGATCACGCATCTGGCCGGCATGGAGAGCGATCCGGATCTGTTCTACAAGACGCGCGAAGAGCAGggccagctgctgcagcaggtgCTGTCCGCGACCGATATGGACTGTGAGGATGAGCGTATGCCGGGCGACGGGACGGGCGTGCCACGACCGGGTGGATCGAAGCGTACCGGTGGGCTTAGCTCGATGGCCGGTGCGGATGATGCGATCTACTACGAGCGCAAGAAGTCGGCCCATCAGCATCCACTGTTTAAGAAGTTCCGCTGCTAG